One part of the Lotus japonicus ecotype B-129 chromosome 2, LjGifu_v1.2 genome encodes these proteins:
- the LOC130735540 gene encoding protein ALP1-like produces the protein MDPPEFDLEAYLEKSKREDTYILNRFRERRNLILEDSAPRGRKHLSRDHAGANQRLIADYFANEPTYDDGIFRRRYRMQKHVFLRIVADLSSSDNYFTQRVDAAKKEGISPLAKCTTAMRMLAYGVAADAVDEYIKIGETTALECLRRFCKGIIRLYEQEYLRAPTQEDLQRILQVSEMRGFPGMIGSIDCMHWEWKNCPKAWEGQFARGDKGTTTVILEAVASPDLWIWHAFFGCPGTLNDINVLDRSPVFDELEQGNAPSVNFIVNQRPYNMAYYLADGIYPSYPTFVKSIRLPQSEPDNCFAKHQEACRKDIERAFGVLQARFKIIREPARLWNITDLGIIMRSCIILHNMIVEDERDSYAQRWTDFEQAEGSGSSTPQPYSTEVLPAFADHVHARSELRDPNVHHQLQADLVKHIWAKFGMYHD, from the coding sequence atggatccacCAGAGTTTGATCTCGAAGCGTACCttgaaaaaagtaagagagaagaCACTTATATACTCAACCGATTTAGGGAGCGTCGAAATCTAATATTGGAGGATAGTGCACCTCGTGGTAGAAAACATCTCAGTAGAGATCATGCAGGGGCAAACCAAAGGCTAATTgccgactactttgccaatgagcctacatacgacgatggaatattccgtcgccggtaccggatgcaaaaacatgttttccttcgaatcgttgcggacctttcaagtagtgataactacttcacccagcgagttgatgcagcgaagaaagaaggtatatcgcccttagcaaaatgcaccacagcaatgcgaatgttagcatatggtgtggcagcagatgcagtcgatgagtatatcaaaataggagagactacagcattggagtgtttacgtagattctgtaaaggaatcatacgattgtatgagcaagagtatctgagagcaccaacccaagaggacctgcaaagaatactacaggttagtgaaatgcgggggttcccaggcatgatcgggagtattgactgcatgcactgggagtggaaaaattgtcctaaagcatgggaaggtcaatttgctagaggggataagggaaccaccacagttattcttgaagcagttgcatctcctgatctttggatctggcatgccttttttggatgtccgggaacgttgaacgaTATAAATGTTCTAGaccggtcaccagtgtttgatgaattggaaCAGGGAAACGCTCCAAGTGTGAATTTCATcgtgaatcaacgtccctataatatggcatactatctagcagatggtatctacccttcttatccaactttcgtcaaatctattagacttcctcaaagtgaacccgataactgctttgcaaaacatcaggaggcatgtcggaaggacatcgaacgtgcatttggagtgcttcaagctcgttttaaaatcatccgtgaaccagctcgcttgtggaacataactgatttgggtatcatcatgaggtcatgcatcatattacataatatgattgttgaggatgaacgagattcatatgctcaacgctggaccgattttgagcaagctgagggaagtggatctagtacaccgcaaccatactcgaccgaggtgttacccgcttttgcggaTCATGTGcatgctagatccgagttgcgtgatccAAATGTCCATCAccaactgcaagcagatctagtgaagcacatctgggcaaagtttggaatgtatcatgattaa